The following are from one region of the Synechococcus sp. CBW1108 genome:
- a CDS encoding chlorophyll a/b-binding protein: MAETTPRFGFVAFAETWNGRLAMLGFVIGLGTELLTGQGILSQIGLG, encoded by the coding sequence ATGGCTGAAACTACACCCCGCTTCGGTTTTGTCGCCTTCGCTGAAACCTGGAATGGCCGCTTGGCCATGCTCGGCTTTGTGATCGGGCTTGGTACCGAGTTGCTGACCGGCCAGGGCATCCTCTCCCAAATTGGCCTCGGTTGA
- a CDS encoding VOC family protein, with the protein MAQVAMGSSIVLAADAPESLARFYGNLLAVEPRPGLAGNHWLVAWPGGGWLELYAPARNRPQPRQQGRLALCLKRECDGTGPLASLEAWIASTLGLGATLLTPARLEPFGAEAWLLDPEGNRLLLLVAAPIDKGEPIGGSA; encoded by the coding sequence ATGGCACAGGTGGCAATGGGCAGCTCGATCGTGCTGGCTGCAGATGCCCCGGAGAGCCTGGCCCGGTTCTATGGCAACTTGCTGGCAGTGGAGCCGCGGCCTGGGCTGGCTGGGAACCACTGGCTGGTGGCCTGGCCTGGGGGCGGTTGGCTTGAGCTCTACGCCCCAGCCCGGAATCGGCCCCAACCCCGCCAGCAGGGAAGGCTGGCCCTCTGTCTAAAACGCGAATGCGATGGCACCGGGCCGCTGGCAAGTCTCGAAGCCTGGATTGCTTCAACCCTGGGCTTGGGCGCCACCCTGCTGACGCCAGCGCGACTGGAACCCTTTGGCGCGGAGGCCTGGTTGCTGGACCCGGAGGGCAATCGGCTGCTGCTGTTGGTGGCAGCACCGATTGACAAGGGCGAGCCAATTGGAGGTTCAGCATGA
- a CDS encoding pirin-like bicupin family protein, giving the protein MSKSLAPNAMSGRVFRPAAERFHSQLDWLDSWHTFSFSSHYDPAWLGFGPLRVINDDTIAAGRGFGMHPHSDMEIITVLVEGQLHHRDSLGHAEVLRAGEVQCMSAGSGVRHSEVNGGRVPCRLLQIWIEPSSTGIAPAYEQRPYPIGKAWTALLDPLRVDGAMAIHRPVRLWRAQPEAGDKLGLAIAAGSQGWIQLINGSGLADGQALQRGDGLGFGAGTVEAFRAGSSGADLLLFELG; this is encoded by the coding sequence ATGAGCAAATCACTTGCCCCCAATGCCATGAGCGGCAGGGTGTTCCGGCCAGCCGCCGAGCGTTTCCACAGCCAGCTCGACTGGCTCGACAGCTGGCACACCTTCTCTTTCTCAAGCCACTACGACCCGGCCTGGCTGGGGTTTGGGCCCCTGCGGGTGATCAACGACGACACGATTGCCGCTGGGCGCGGCTTTGGGATGCATCCCCACAGCGACATGGAAATCATCACCGTGCTGGTGGAAGGCCAACTCCACCATCGCGACTCCCTGGGCCATGCCGAGGTGCTGCGGGCCGGTGAGGTGCAGTGCATGAGCGCCGGCAGCGGGGTGAGGCACAGCGAAGTAAATGGGGGCAGGGTTCCCTGCCGGTTGTTACAGATCTGGATTGAGCCCAGCAGCACTGGCATCGCCCCGGCCTACGAGCAGAGGCCCTACCCAATTGGCAAGGCCTGGACTGCCCTGCTCGATCCGCTCAGAGTTGATGGTGCCATGGCGATTCACCGACCGGTGCGGCTATGGAGGGCCCAGCCAGAAGCTGGCGACAAGCTGGGCCTGGCAATCGCTGCCGGCAGCCAGGGCTGGATTCAGCTGATCAACGGCTCGGGACTAGCCGATGGCCAGGCACTCCAGCGGGGCGATGGTCTCGGCTTCGGCGCCGGAACCGTGGAAGCCTTCAGGGCTGGGTCCAGCGGAGCCGACCTACTGCTGTTTGAGCTGGGCTGA
- a CDS encoding sulfite exporter TauE/SafE family protein, with the protein MIVSLVLLLWAGGALIGFLLAVLGAGGSILLMPLLISGAALSVREAVPLSLLVVTLMALGNLGPYLRRGQVAAKPALILGLPALAGSWIGGSFVKAGHLSEPVQLGVFTIAALLAAWLLTRPVSSHKPVVRHGGVLLGGQGILIGLLTGIAGVGGGFAIVPALVLLAGLPMQLASGTSLLLIALNSLVAMAALGSWPAAGLPLLFPLLIGGFMGALIGQRLAPKLSDRLLRRGFAALLMGSALLTAGEAWRRHSGLANHAAQQAEDTDQQEQPRAETQHEAKGYPGQDQ; encoded by the coding sequence GTGATCGTCTCGCTGGTGTTGCTGCTGTGGGCAGGCGGGGCCCTGATCGGTTTTCTGCTCGCCGTACTCGGTGCCGGCGGCTCGATCCTGCTGATGCCCCTGTTGATCAGCGGCGCAGCCCTGTCGGTGCGGGAGGCCGTACCCCTTTCGTTGCTGGTGGTCACCCTGATGGCCCTGGGCAACCTGGGCCCCTACCTGCGGCGTGGCCAGGTGGCTGCCAAACCGGCCCTGATCCTCGGCTTGCCTGCCCTGGCCGGCAGCTGGATCGGCGGCAGTTTTGTCAAGGCAGGCCACCTGAGCGAACCGGTGCAGCTTGGGGTGTTCACCATTGCGGCGCTGCTGGCCGCCTGGCTGCTCACCCGGCCCGTCTCCAGCCACAAACCAGTGGTAAGGCACGGTGGGGTGTTACTCGGCGGCCAGGGGATACTGATTGGCCTACTTACGGGTATTGCCGGGGTGGGCGGCGGCTTTGCGATCGTGCCTGCCCTGGTGCTCCTGGCTGGTCTGCCCATGCAGCTGGCCAGCGGCACCAGCCTGCTGCTGATCGCCCTCAACAGTCTTGTGGCCATGGCAGCCCTGGGCAGCTGGCCCGCCGCCGGCCTGCCGCTGCTGTTCCCCCTGTTGATCGGGGGCTTCATGGGTGCCCTAATAGGCCAGCGGCTGGCACCAAAACTTTCCGACCGCCTGCTGCGTCGGGGCTTTGCGGCGCTGCTGATGGGATCGGCCCTGCTCACCGCCGGGGAAGCCTGGCGCCGCCACTCAGGCCTTGCCAATCATGCCGCTCAGCAGGCAGAAGACACCGATCAGCAAGAACAGCCAAGGGCTGAAACCCAGCACGAAGCCAAGGGCTACCCCGGCCAGGATCAGTAG
- a CDS encoding rhodanese-like domain-containing protein encodes MQSAAPSHFCLAAAAGGGPLLFRQLFDGETGTFTYLLADVASRSGVLIDSVFEQHGRDLSLIRELGIELVASIDTHAHADHVTGSWLMHEATGCAIALAAAAGAVNVSLPLHHGDRLNFGARHLEVRSTPGHTNGCLTFVLDDLSMAFTGDALLVRGCGRCDFQQGDAHTLWTSITEQIYSLPGPCLLYPGHDYSGRNITSVAEELAFNPRLGAAATERDFVGYMQNMKLPHPHRIAEALPGNMRSGKPRSTQATPSWAPVELSYAGLPELDPAWVAAHGGEVTLLDVRSAEEYQGPDGRLAGSLLIPLPELEARSGEIPLDRPLVLVCHSGSRSALATQQLLKAGHLRVANLRGGLSQWASAGYPLEGVAAA; translated from the coding sequence ATGCAGTCCGCCGCCCCATCTCACTTTTGCTTGGCTGCTGCCGCTGGGGGCGGCCCGCTTCTGTTTCGCCAGCTGTTCGATGGCGAGACAGGCACCTTCACCTATCTGCTCGCCGATGTCGCCAGCCGTTCAGGGGTGCTGATTGATTCGGTCTTCGAGCAGCACGGCCGCGACCTCTCCTTGATCCGCGAGCTGGGTATCGAACTGGTGGCCTCGATCGACACCCATGCCCACGCCGACCACGTCACCGGCAGCTGGCTGATGCACGAGGCCACAGGCTGCGCCATCGCTCTGGCCGCCGCCGCCGGCGCCGTCAACGTCAGCCTGCCCCTGCACCACGGCGATCGGTTGAACTTCGGTGCCCGCCACCTGGAAGTGCGCAGTACCCCTGGCCACACCAACGGCTGCCTCACCTTCGTGCTGGACGATCTGTCAATGGCCTTCACCGGGGACGCCCTGTTGGTGCGGGGCTGTGGCCGCTGTGACTTCCAGCAGGGCGATGCCCACACGCTTTGGACATCGATCACCGAGCAGATCTACTCCCTGCCTGGGCCCTGCCTGCTCTATCCCGGCCACGACTACTCGGGCCGCAACATCACCTCAGTTGCCGAGGAGCTCGCCTTCAATCCCCGTCTCGGCGCTGCTGCCACCGAGCGCGATTTTGTCGGCTACATGCAGAACATGAAGCTTCCCCACCCCCACAGAATTGCCGAGGCCCTGCCCGGCAACATGCGCTCCGGCAAGCCCCGATCAACCCAGGCGACGCCCTCCTGGGCTCCGGTGGAGCTCAGTTATGCCGGCCTGCCCGAGCTCGATCCGGCCTGGGTGGCCGCCCATGGCGGGGAGGTCACTCTCCTGGATGTGCGCTCCGCCGAGGAATACCAGGGCCCGGATGGTCGGCTGGCCGGCAGCCTGCTGATCCCCCTGCCCGAGTTGGAGGCCCGCTCCGGCGAGATACCCCTCGATCGCCCGCTGGTATTGGTGTGCCATTCCGGCAGTCGTTCGGCCCTGGCCACCCAGCAACTGCTCAAGGCGGGCCACTTACGCGTGGCCAATTTGCGCGGCGGGCTGAGTCAGTGGGCATCTGCCGGCTACCCGCTGGAGGGAGTAGCCGCAGCATGA
- a CDS encoding metalloregulator ArsR/SmtB family transcription factor produces MDYPTPGSPPTPELLDELSQFFRLLSEPARLQLLCQLEHQGPMDVAALIEATGFSQSHISRQLGQLQRAGLVRNQREGVRLTYAVADPLVPQLCNLVQTSLRQRLEQQLQLLQSA; encoded by the coding sequence ATGGACTACCCCACACCTGGCTCCCCACCAACCCCTGAGCTTCTCGATGAGCTCAGCCAGTTCTTCCGGTTGCTGAGTGAGCCGGCCAGGCTGCAGCTGTTGTGCCAGTTGGAGCATCAGGGGCCCATGGATGTGGCAGCCCTGATCGAGGCCACAGGCTTCAGTCAGTCCCACATCAGCCGCCAGTTGGGGCAGCTGCAGCGTGCCGGTCTGGTGCGGAACCAGCGGGAAGGGGTGCGGCTCACCTACGCAGTGGCAGATCCGCTGGTGCCCCAACTGTGCAATCTGGTGCAGACGAGCCTCAGGCAACGCCTGGAGCAACAGCTGCAGCTTTTGCAGTCCGCTTGA
- a CDS encoding DUF2256 domain-containing protein has translation MPHHADRDSKLCAVCGRRFEWRKKWKDVWQEVRYCSERCRRRRSVSDQQQSAC, from the coding sequence ATGCCCCACCACGCCGATCGAGACAGCAAGCTGTGCGCCGTCTGCGGGCGGCGTTTTGAATGGCGCAAAAAGTGGAAAGACGTCTGGCAGGAGGTGCGCTACTGCTCGGAACGCTGCCGCCGCCGGCGCAGTGTCAGCGACCAGCAGCAATCGGCTTGCTGA
- a CDS encoding class I SAM-dependent methyltransferase yields MPAPALPYFDQVLRRLAAGDAQLERCFGNHVHWGYWQDPHTCARRARQEFPQAAEALTHLLLDQAHLQAGQSVLDVGCGFGGTIASLNQNWDGLALTGLNLDGRQIERARQLVQPRAANTIDWIVADACALPLAPASVDLVLAVECIFHFPSRQAFLQEVQRVLRPGGRLVLSDFVPCRPLAILLRVLQSLRGAPFSNGTYGPIDCRWDQRRYTSQARLHGLELRKDADITSHTLPTYAVVRELFDAMGAASAVRDTARIEQLSRWGWLRYRILSFSKPIAAGR; encoded by the coding sequence ATGCCAGCCCCTGCCCTCCCCTATTTCGACCAGGTGCTGCGGCGACTTGCGGCCGGCGATGCCCAGCTTGAGCGCTGCTTCGGCAACCATGTGCACTGGGGATACTGGCAAGATCCCCACACCTGCGCCCGCCGTGCCCGGCAGGAATTTCCCCAGGCCGCCGAAGCCCTGACCCATTTGCTCCTGGATCAGGCCCATCTCCAGGCCGGCCAGAGCGTGCTGGATGTGGGTTGTGGCTTCGGGGGAACCATTGCCAGCCTCAACCAGAACTGGGATGGCCTTGCCCTTACGGGCCTCAATCTCGATGGCCGCCAGATCGAGCGGGCTCGCCAGCTTGTGCAGCCGCGAGCGGCAAACACGATTGACTGGATAGTGGCTGACGCCTGTGCCCTGCCCCTGGCCCCAGCCAGTGTGGACCTGGTGCTGGCGGTGGAGTGCATCTTTCACTTCCCAAGCCGTCAGGCCTTTCTGCAGGAAGTCCAGCGGGTGCTGCGGCCGGGGGGGCGCCTGGTGCTGAGTGATTTTGTGCCTTGCCGTCCGCTGGCAATCCTGCTGCGGGTGCTGCAGAGCCTGCGGGGGGCGCCGTTTAGCAATGGCACCTACGGACCGATCGACTGCCGCTGGGATCAACGCCGCTATACCTCTCAAGCCAGGCTCCACGGCCTGGAGCTCCGCAAAGATGCGGATATCACCTCCCACACCCTGCCCACCTATGCGGTGGTGCGGGAACTGTTTGATGCCATGGGTGCGGCGAGTGCGGTGCGCGATACGGCCCGGATCGAGCAGCTGAGCCGCTGGGGCTGGCTGCGCTACAGGATTCTTAGCTTCAGCAAGCCGATTGCTGCTGGTCGCTGA
- a CDS encoding DUF6880 family protein, producing the protein MASKRTLNPQNLAALGPEVLAELLIEVSAGNAVIQRRLRLALAAAEGVGSAAQEVRKRLAAIDRSSTFLDAAKRKALLSDLEAQLQAISGPIAAADPSQACELLLRLLELSEGVLGRCFDSSGALLAFFGRAAQGWGPICQAAQLGPETLAEQAAELLAENSYGQFDGLVPALKDALGDWGLKLLGSYIRQHGAADGSTYLLQVAVARGDVDGYLAQFSAEDLRWRETAASVATHLLASGRAEQALEILDGATEDTDGWPQIDSLDCRIAVLDALNRTSEAQQLRWQWFSKSLSIPHLRDYLKRLAAFEDAEAEERALQQAEGHPVTLLGLHFLVGWPALARAASHVLAHWQEWDGDAFEIHTAAADRLSAKFPLAATLLLRPMVFFALWTGNARRYRHAADHLRSCDQLACRIDDWQGHQDHDAFVLRLVELFGTKWGFWKLVDH; encoded by the coding sequence ATGGCCAGTAAGCGCACCCTCAACCCCCAAAACCTTGCAGCCCTAGGCCCGGAGGTATTGGCCGAGCTGCTGATCGAGGTGAGTGCAGGCAACGCCGTGATCCAGCGACGGTTGCGCCTCGCCCTGGCCGCGGCGGAAGGGGTTGGCAGTGCCGCCCAGGAAGTGCGCAAACGGCTGGCAGCGATTGACCGCTCCAGCACTTTTTTGGATGCGGCCAAGCGCAAGGCGTTGCTCAGCGATCTCGAGGCCCAGCTGCAGGCCATCTCAGGCCCAATTGCAGCCGCTGATCCCAGCCAGGCCTGCGAGCTTTTGCTGCGCTTGCTCGAATTGTCAGAGGGGGTGCTGGGCCGCTGTTTTGACAGCAGTGGTGCACTGCTGGCCTTCTTTGGTCGCGCCGCCCAGGGCTGGGGCCCGATTTGCCAGGCTGCCCAGCTGGGGCCTGAAACCCTGGCCGAGCAGGCAGCCGAACTGCTGGCTGAGAACAGCTATGGGCAGTTTGATGGGCTGGTGCCAGCCCTTAAGGACGCCCTTGGGGATTGGGGATTGAAGTTGCTGGGTAGCTACATCCGCCAGCACGGCGCCGCCGATGGCAGCACCTATCTGTTGCAGGTTGCTGTCGCCCGGGGGGATGTGGATGGTTATCTGGCCCAGTTCAGTGCGGAAGACCTGCGCTGGCGCGAAACTGCCGCCAGCGTGGCCACGCACCTGCTGGCCTCTGGGCGGGCCGAGCAGGCCCTGGAGATCCTCGATGGAGCCACAGAAGACACGGACGGTTGGCCCCAGATCGATTCGCTTGACTGCCGCATTGCCGTGCTCGATGCCCTCAATCGCACCAGCGAGGCCCAGCAGCTGCGCTGGCAGTGGTTCAGCAAAAGCCTTTCCATTCCCCACCTGCGCGACTACCTAAAGCGTCTCGCTGCCTTTGAAGACGCAGAAGCTGAGGAGCGCGCCCTGCAGCAGGCCGAAGGCCATCCAGTCACACTGCTGGGGCTGCACTTTCTGGTGGGATGGCCTGCTTTGGCCAGAGCCGCAAGCCATGTGCTCGCCCATTGGCAGGAGTGGGATGGAGATGCTTTTGAAATCCACACGGCCGCAGCCGATCGCCTCAGCGCCAAATTCCCCCTGGCGGCGACGCTGCTGCTGCGGCCGATGGTCTTCTTTGCCCTATGGACTGGCAACGCCAGGCGCTATCGCCATGCGGCAGACCATCTGCGCAGTTGCGACCAATTGGCTTGCCGCATTGACGACTGGCAGGGCCATCAAGACCATGACGCCTTCGTGTTGCGCCTGGTCGAACTGTTTGGCACTAAGTGGGGGTTCTGGAAATTGGTAGATCATTGA
- a CDS encoding DoxX family protein, with the protein MTSPLLLELFGGFAGACFALWLATQSLPSPNFSILAPLQRLKPLLLAYLRRPGVVASAGLLLLRLSIGVMMIHHGQEKLADPQQFADTYVVSLHLPFPLFFAYAAGFSELIGSWLVIFGLFTPLGALALTGTMATAAYQHILTAGLNIYVLELVVLYLGGSLALLLNGPGRFSFDAGMAGEMLSELEPGTPAQETGIQAGNQTGWVGPADSLPTPIKINF; encoded by the coding sequence ATGACCTCTCCCCTCCTGCTTGAGCTGTTCGGTGGCTTCGCAGGCGCATGCTTCGCGCTCTGGCTGGCAACCCAGAGCCTGCCCTCCCCAAATTTCTCCATACTCGCCCCCTTGCAGCGGCTTAAGCCCCTCCTGCTGGCCTATCTGCGGAGGCCAGGGGTGGTTGCTTCGGCTGGGCTGCTACTGCTGCGCCTGAGCATCGGCGTGATGATGATTCACCACGGCCAGGAGAAGTTGGCCGATCCCCAGCAGTTTGCCGATACCTACGTTGTGTCCCTGCACCTGCCCTTCCCCCTCTTCTTTGCCTACGCAGCTGGCTTTTCCGAACTGATCGGCAGTTGGCTGGTGATCTTCGGGCTGTTCACACCCCTGGGAGCCCTAGCTCTGACCGGCACCATGGCCACGGCGGCCTATCAACACATCCTCACCGCTGGCCTCAACATTTACGTTCTCGAGCTAGTTGTGCTCTATCTCGGCGGCAGCCTGGCGCTATTACTCAATGGTCCTGGGCGTTTCTCCTTTGACGCCGGCATGGCTGGGGAGATGCTCTCCGAGCTTGAGCCCGGCACCCCAGCCCAAGAGACAGGCATCCAAGCAGGAAATCAAACCGGTTGGGTTGGACCCGCAGACAGCTTGCCAACTCCGATAAAAATCAACTTTTAG
- a CDS encoding esterase-like activity of phytase family protein gives MELPSANILPCPLSAGWEVVEQRQIEPSQGGGFSAGAYRPELDELWLLSDATSGSISRWRGLRDRGLGGLEPLPPLRLNQPQPMDGEGLVLDGPNIWVASEGRLQPAHAAGLLRYDIGTGMLRQSQALPPAWQLQTNRGLRSNGGPESLTRLGHWRRPADGGRDAPAAGSA, from the coding sequence ATGGAGTTACCTTCCGCCAACATCCTTCCCTGCCCACTTTCTGCCGGCTGGGAGGTTGTTGAGCAGCGGCAGATCGAGCCGAGCCAGGGGGGCGGCTTTTCGGCCGGAGCTTACCGACCAGAACTCGATGAATTGTGGCTGCTGAGCGATGCGACCAGCGGCAGCATCAGCCGGTGGCGTGGCTTACGTGATCGCGGCCTCGGCGGGCTTGAGCCGTTGCCGCCGCTCCGCCTGAATCAACCCCAGCCGATGGATGGCGAAGGCCTCGTGCTTGATGGGCCCAACATCTGGGTGGCAAGCGAGGGGCGACTACAGCCGGCCCATGCCGCGGGCCTGCTGCGCTACGACATCGGTACGGGGATGCTCAGGCAGAGCCAGGCCCTTCCGCCGGCCTGGCAGCTGCAGACCAATCGGGGCCTGCGCAGCAACGGCGGGCCCGAGTCGCTCACGCGCCTAGGCCACTGGCGGCGACCTGCTGATGGCGGCAGAGATGCCCCTGCTGCAGGATCCGCCTGA
- a CDS encoding esterase-like activity of phytase family protein, with the protein MPLLQDPPERVRLLRWQRDDRGTLQPRSLRPLALPAEGWGLTDLLASEQELLGLWRRFTAPDQWQARLVLYPAEAMAAGPSSDPAGRPVTPLVSWNLLQLGLPADNWEVVLATPPMPDGRPSVLLATDDNFNPRQRSLVARLVPRQIAGCRSTGQRSFKSEP; encoded by the coding sequence ATGCCCCTGCTGCAGGATCCGCCTGAGCGTGTCCGACTGCTGCGTTGGCAGAGGGATGACCGGGGCACGCTGCAGCCCCGGAGCCTGCGCCCTCTGGCCCTGCCGGCAGAGGGCTGGGGGCTTACCGATCTGCTGGCCAGCGAGCAGGAATTACTCGGGCTGTGGCGCCGCTTCACAGCTCCAGATCAGTGGCAGGCGCGCCTAGTGCTCTACCCCGCGGAAGCCATGGCCGCTGGGCCCAGCAGCGACCCCGCTGGCAGACCGGTGACGCCGCTGGTCAGCTGGAATCTGCTGCAACTCGGCCTGCCCGCCGACAACTGGGAGGTGGTGCTGGCAACGCCCCCCATGCCCGATGGCCGCCCAAGCGTACTTCTGGCGACTGATGACAACTTCAATCCCCGGCAACGTTCACTGGTGGCACGGCTGGTGCCACGCCAGATTGCGGGCTGCCGTTCCACTGGCCAACGCAGTTTCAAAAGCGAACCATGA
- a CDS encoding PhoX family phosphatase produces the protein MNRSSLKRRKLLQLLGIGAGGGAAALISPLLGAHASGSAGKAALPFVPVRAPPAFAKRWPQRRRAEAGISGTQRRRQTAGSRRLPGRPDRQLGGAEQRQVYRELSVEDKLLVPDGYRADLIASWGDRLPAGRFGFNNDYLALLPLTNTRALLSVNFEYISPRSWAAGYGEAVGTALPLDPLQQALASRGGSIDVANLAADDPLRQLIEAVARAAMADLGIGVIELERGSEGWRQLRGSRFERRIDGLSGLSQPGQALRCSGPAAAVFSHSQPLGYRDGLGEQIVGTFANCGGGTTPWGTVLSAEENFQSQVPEAVFADGSASAPAARPFRWDGSRLDGLGNPFGLAGNKYGWMVEFDPRQPHRAAVKHSLLGRFRHEAVAVVARPGEPLVVYSGCDRHGGHLYRFVSAGLVRDPGDPANSKLFETGRLEAARLEADGSGRWIALEAATPVQPKPPSDFERFGWQQPTVLPHSDRQRSGSEALASDAELQAYCKRYQKLADLYPSSGQDAAARLRQQGAILIDAHLAANAAGASGCPRPEDTDIDPINGDLVIAFTAAGRDDGGSSDPAIFSGPKGQPLWPHGWVMRLSDGDASRGARFRWRMVALGGAPWEGGLGFSNPDNLAFDPAGNLWLVTDRSGGDVFGNNSCWLLPRAGPEAGQALCFAIGPMECELCGPCFDAGGHTLFLAVQHPGEGQGVRLGKAMEAQAHSLVDRSGQRFEQLRWVPIGSNWPSGVPGRPPRPGVVAIRRLDGKPLLS, from the coding sequence ATGAACCGCTCCTCGCTCAAGCGTCGCAAGTTGCTGCAGCTGCTGGGGATCGGGGCAGGCGGTGGCGCCGCCGCCCTGATCTCCCCCCTGCTTGGGGCCCATGCCAGCGGCAGCGCAGGGAAGGCTGCCCTGCCTTTCGTGCCTGTACGGGCCCCCCCTGCCTTTGCCAAGCGATGGCCTCAGCGCCGCCGAGCAGAGGCAGGTATATCGGGAACTCAGCGTCGAAGACAAACTGCTGGTTCCCGACGGCTACCGGGCCGACCTGATCGCCAGCTGGGGGGGGCCGAGCAGAGGCAGGTATATCGGGAACTCAGCGTCGAAGACAAACTGCTGGTTCCCGACGGCTACCGGGCCGACCTGATCGCCAGCTGGGGGGATCGTCTCCCCGCAGGGCGCTTCGGTTTCAACAACGATTACCTGGCCTTGCTGCCGCTGACCAACACCAGGGCCCTGCTGAGCGTCAACTTCGAATACATCAGCCCGCGCAGCTGGGCGGCTGGCTACGGCGAAGCGGTCGGCACGGCCCTGCCCCTGGACCCCCTTCAGCAGGCCCTGGCGAGCCGCGGGGGCAGTATCGATGTTGCCAACTTGGCGGCGGATGATCCGCTACGCCAGCTGATCGAGGCCGTGGCCCGGGCCGCGATGGCCGATTTGGGCATCGGCGTAATCGAGCTCGAGCGGGGCAGCGAAGGCTGGCGGCAGCTCCGCGGCAGCCGCTTTGAGCGGCGCATTGATGGCCTCAGCGGGCTCAGCCAGCCAGGTCAGGCCCTGCGCTGCAGCGGCCCGGCGGCGGCGGTGTTTAGCCACAGCCAGCCGCTCGGCTACCGCGATGGCCTGGGTGAGCAAATCGTTGGCACCTTTGCCAACTGCGGTGGCGGCACCACCCCTTGGGGCACGGTGCTGAGCGCCGAGGAAAACTTCCAATCCCAGGTGCCCGAAGCCGTATTTGCCGATGGGTCGGCGAGCGCTCCAGCAGCGCGACCGTTCCGCTGGGATGGCTCCCGCCTCGATGGGCTCGGCAATCCCTTCGGCTTGGCCGGCAACAAATACGGCTGGATGGTGGAATTCGATCCCCGTCAGCCCCATCGGGCCGCGGTCAAGCACAGCCTGCTGGGCCGCTTTCGCCACGAAGCCGTCGCCGTTGTGGCGCGGCCGGGGGAACCACTGGTGGTGTATTCCGGCTGCGATCGCCACGGCGGCCACCTTTACCGATTCGTCAGCGCGGGTTTGGTGCGCGACCCAGGCGACCCTGCCAATTCAAAGCTTTTTGAAACTGGGCGGCTGGAGGCTGCCCGCCTTGAAGCCGATGGCAGCGGCCGCTGGATTGCGCTGGAGGCCGCCACTCCGGTGCAGCCCAAACCCCCCAGTGACTTCGAGCGCTTTGGCTGGCAGCAACCAACCGTGCTGCCCCACAGCGACCGCCAGCGCAGCGGCAGTGAAGCGCTCGCCAGCGATGCCGAGCTGCAGGCCTATTGCAAGCGCTACCAGAAGCTGGCCGATCTCTACCCCAGCAGCGGCCAGGATGCAGCCGCGCGGCTACGCCAGCAGGGGGCGATTTTGATCGATGCCCACCTCGCTGCCAACGCGGCGGGCGCCAGCGGCTGCCCTCGGCCCGAAGACACCGATATCGATCCAATCAATGGTGACCTGGTGATCGCCTTCACGGCGGCGGGCCGCGATGACGGCGGCAGCAGCGATCCGGCGATCTTCAGCGGTCCTAAGGGCCAGCCCCTCTGGCCCCACGGCTGGGTGATGCGACTGAGCGATGGCGATGCCAGCCGGGGGGCCCGTTTCCGCTGGCGCATGGTGGCCCTTGGGGGCGCTCCTTGGGAGGGGGGTCTGGGCTTCAGCAACCCAGACAACCTGGCCTTTGACCCGGCTGGCAACCTGTGGCTGGTGACCGATCGCTCTGGCGGGGATGTGTTCGGCAACAACAGTTGCTGGCTACTGCCCCGCGCCGGCCCGGAGGCCGGCCAGGCACTCTGCTTTGCGATCGGGCCGATGGAGTGTGAGCTGTGCGGGCCCTGCTTCGATGCCGGGGGCCACACGTTGTTTCTGGCGGTGCAGCACCCCGGCGAGGGCCAGGGAGTGCGCCTGGGCAAGGCGATGGAAGCCCAGGCCCACAGCCTGGTAGACCGCAGCGGTCAGCGCTTTGAGCAGTTGCGCTGGGTGCCGATCGGCTCCAACTGGCCCTCGGGCGTGCCTGGCAGGCCACCGAGGCCGGGGGTTGTCGCCATCCGACGTCTCGATGGCAAACCCCTGCTCAGCTGA
- a CDS encoding TspO/MBR family protein gives MVAALLILVVMVGVGLVINPSRQQFDWFLRLRRPAWLTFEGLIPLIWISIYACFYASALLCWNASWSWGLMGGYLGLLLLVQSYTWLICSTRCLANGTAVGLMGWVWGVALAVVIWPHSVVAVGLLIPYLLWSPVGTLVTWQMQRINR, from the coding sequence ATGGTTGCCGCTCTGTTGATCCTTGTGGTGATGGTCGGGGTGGGACTGGTAATCAACCCCAGCAGGCAGCAGTTCGATTGGTTTCTGCGGCTAAGGCGCCCAGCCTGGCTCACTTTTGAGGGTTTGATCCCACTGATCTGGATCAGCATCTATGCATGTTTTTATGCTTCGGCCCTGTTGTGCTGGAACGCCAGCTGGAGCTGGGGTCTGATGGGGGGCTACCTGGGCCTGCTGCTGCTGGTTCAGAGCTACACCTGGTTGATCTGCTCCACCCGCTGCTTGGCCAATGGCACCGCCGTTGGCCTTATGGGCTGGGTCTGGGGGGTGGCACTGGCCGTGGTGATCTGGCCCCATTCAGTTGTCGCGGTGGGGTTGTTGATTCCCTATCTGCTCTGGAGTCCGGTTGGCACCCTGGTGACCTGGCAGATGCAGCGAATCAACCGCTGA